TCTTCGCGGAAAGCTCGCGATCCGGGTAGAGCACCCCGTCAATGCAGAAATTATCGTCATGGGCTTCTTCTCCGAAGTCACCGCCGTAAGCGTAATAGGAACCCCCCCGATCGTCCCCCTTCCTGAGCCCCTGATCGGCCCATTCCCAGATATAGCCGCCGATCAAACACGGATGGGCATGGATCGCATCCCAATATTCCTTGAGGTTGCCCATGGCGTTGCCCATCGCGTGCGCATATTCGTTCATTACGAAGGCTCGCTTCGGATTGGTTACGGCTTTATGCACGATCCATTCCACCGGTGGATACGTTTCACTGTCCATATCCGCCACACTGTTCATTTGCCGTTTATGGATGAATCGGGTCGGATCCATGGTCCTGCAATAGGCTGCCATTAATGCCACATTCTCACCCATACCAAATTCGTTACCCAGCGACCACAGGATCACAGACGGATGGTTCTTATCGCGCTGCAGCATAGCCGATATCCGATCCATGCAGGCCGTCATCCACCGGGGATCATTCCCAGGAAGAACATCGTCCCGGTACGATATGCCGTGACTTTCCATATTCGCTTCATCCATTACGTATAGTCCGTATTCATCGCACAGCTCGTAAAACAGCGGATGATGAGGATAGTGGGCGGTACGAACCGCATTGATGTTAAACCGTTTCATCAAGATGATATCCTGGATCATACGATCCTTGGTCATGACCCGTCCGCGGTCGGGATCGAATTCGTGACGATTGACTCCCTTAAGCTTGATGCTCATGCCGTTGATTAACAGCCGGCCGTCGATCATCTCAACCTTTCGGAACCCGATCCGGCAGTGAGCGGTTTCTAAGATCCGATTATCCTGATCTTTGAGCGTCAATATAGCAGTATACAAATAGGGGGTTTCGGCCGTCCATTTCCGGGGAGCCTCGACAGGCGCCTGAAGATATACGGTTCGCATCGTATTGGGACGAATCGTATGTCCCTGGATATGAGGCCGGGGAGAATTTATGACATTGAATTTATCCCCCGTAATTCCACGAGCCAGCGGAGCCGGTCCGATCTGGCCTCCTTCTGCGTCGAAAAGCTCCACTTCTATGGAATGCGCTTCCGCCAACTGCCCGGTTGTATTCCAGACTTTGGCGGTGACGGACAGAACGGCATTCTCATAACGCTCGTCGAGTTCGCCTCGAATTTCGAAATCGAACAGTTCAACCTGCGGCTTGGCGAACAAGTAGACGCTGCGGTAAATACCGCTTAACCTCCACATGTCCTGATCCTCAATCCAGGAACCTGCGGAATACCGGTACACCCGTACGGCAAGCGTGTTGATACCGGGCTTGAGATAAGCTGTCAGATCAAATTCTGCCGGAGAAAAGCTATTTTGGCTGTAGCCGGCTTTTTGTCCATTCACCCAGAGGTAAAAGGCGCTTTCGACACCCTCGAAATGAATAAATATCCGCTGCCCTCCCCAATCCTCCGGCACCGAAAACTCTGTTCGGTATGAACCCGCAGAATTGGCTGCATGCGGGATGAACGGCGGATGGAGCGTTTCATTGTCCGGGTGAAAGGGATAACGGGTATTAAGATAGATTGGGCGGTCGTAGCCGAATAACTGCCAGTTGCCTGGGACGGGAATATGATCCCATTCGCTGTCGTCATACCCCGGAAGATGGAAATCGGTTGGTAGGTCGCCCCCCTGGGGAGAATGATAAAATTTCCATAGGCCGTTCAGCAGCCGAACCCATGGAGAATCGTAATAGCTCCCCCGCATTGCGGACTCCCGGTCGGGATAGGGCATGAATGTTGCGCGCGGGGGAAGCTTGTTCACACCTGTCACTTGCGGATTTTCCCAATCCGGGAGGTATGGATTATAGCTATCAGAGTACATATGAGGTCACCTCGTAAACGTATGATTCTTATTATCCTTTCACAGAACCGCCAAATATGCCGGATACGAAAAAGCGCTGGAAGAAGCTGAACAGCAGAATCATAGGAATGAGACCGATGACGGCTCCTACCATTACGGCTCCATATTGGACGACGTTACCGGGTTCGACCATCATCGAAAGCATAAGAGGAAGGGTAAACAGATCTTCAGAGCTTACCGCTACCAGCGGCCAAATGAAGTTCCCCCACTGCTGCATGAACATGACAATGCCAAGAGCAGCGCAGGCCGGCTTCATGGTCGGCAGGACGATTTTCAAGAACGTATTGAATTCGCCAGAGCCGTCGATGCGAGCGGATTCGATCAGCTCATCCGGGAATGCCAGCAGCTGCTGCCTCATCAGAAACACGCCAAAGCCCGTAACAAGATAAGGCAGAATCAGCGCATAGTACGAATTGATCAAGCTGAGCTTCGTCATAATGATGAACAAGGGCACAAGGGAAATTTGGATTGGCAGCATCATGGTCAACAGAACGATAAAAAGTAGAGTATCCCTGCCCTTGAACC
This region of Paenibacillus sp. URB8-2 genomic DNA includes:
- a CDS encoding glycoside hydrolase family 2 TIM barrel-domain containing protein, which produces MYSDSYNPYLPDWENPQVTGVNKLPPRATFMPYPDRESAMRGSYYDSPWVRLLNGLWKFYHSPQGGDLPTDFHLPGYDDSEWDHIPVPGNWQLFGYDRPIYLNTRYPFHPDNETLHPPFIPHAANSAGSYRTEFSVPEDWGGQRIFIHFEGVESAFYLWVNGQKAGYSQNSFSPAEFDLTAYLKPGINTLAVRVYRYSAGSWIEDQDMWRLSGIYRSVYLFAKPQVELFDFEIRGELDERYENAVLSVTAKVWNTTGQLAEAHSIEVELFDAEGGQIGPAPLARGITGDKFNVINSPRPHIQGHTIRPNTMRTVYLQAPVEAPRKWTAETPYLYTAILTLKDQDNRILETAHCRIGFRKVEMIDGRLLINGMSIKLKGVNRHEFDPDRGRVMTKDRMIQDIILMKRFNINAVRTAHYPHHPLFYELCDEYGLYVMDEANMESHGISYRDDVLPGNDPRWMTACMDRISAMLQRDKNHPSVILWSLGNEFGMGENVALMAAYCRTMDPTRFIHKRQMNSVADMDSETYPPVEWIVHKAVTNPKRAFVMNEYAHAMGNAMGNLKEYWDAIHAHPCLIGGYIWEWADQGLRKGDDRGGSYYAYGGDFGEEAHDDNFCIDGVLYPDRELSAKIAEVKKVHQHIHARPVDLAKGEVLVRNEYYHTALNEFDIHWSITEDGAIVFEGAAEPLNLVP
- a CDS encoding carbohydrate ABC transporter permease, producing the protein MSYKMQQKLVKLLMYVLLAIGVVISVYPFYWMFTASTLPDSEIFKLPPPKFPGADFIANLKALQEEMPIWRSLFNSLFVSSVTTVSTIFFASLAGYSFAKFRFKGRDTLLFIVLLTMMLPIQISLVPLFIIMTKLSLINSYYALILPYLVTGFGVFLMRQQLLAFPDELIESARIDGSGEFNTFLKIVLPTMKPACAALGIVMFMQQWGNFIWPLVAVSSEDLFTLPLMLSMMVEPGNVVQYGAVMVGAVIGLIPMILLFSFFQRFFVSGIFGGSVKG